TGAGGACGTGTTCGTGGGCCTTACCGGGGAGGGTTTCGATGTCGACGGTTAGCGGGGAAGAGGTCATGCCGGCCGATGTGGGGACGCCGCCGGTCCGTAAGGGCATGGAAGCGGCAGTCCGTGAAGGAGCGGAAGCGGCACCGGTCCGTGAAGGCACGGCGCAGGCCGTCGCCGGGCCGGTTCCGGGCGGGACGCCGGTCTCCCCGCCGCGCGCGATGGGCGCGCCCCGGGCGTGGCTGCGGCTGCTGGGCTCGGAGCTGGGACTGATCTTCCGGCGGCCGAGGAACATCTCCATGCTCGGCGTGCTCGCCCTGGTCCCGCTGCTGATCGGTGTCGCGCTGCGGGCGTTCGGCGGAGGAGACGCGGGCGACGGGGGGCCCGCGATCTTCGGACAGGTCACCGGGAACGGGCTGTTCCTCACCTTCGCCGCTCTCTCGGTCCTGGTGCAGCTGTTGCTGCCGGTCGCCGTCGTGGTGGTCGCCGGAGACGGGATCGCCGGAGAGGCCGGCATCGGCACGCTGCGCTACCTGCTGGCCGCCCCGGCCGGCCGGGGCCGGCTGCTGGGCGTCAAGTACGCGGGCGCCGTCGTCTTCTCCCTCGCGGCCGTGACCCTGGTGGCGCTGTCCGCGCTGCTCGTCGGCGTGCTGCTGTTCCCGGCCGGTCCGATCACCCTGCTGTCCGGGACGACGATCCCCCTGCTCGACGGCATCCTGCGGATCGGCGTCGTCGTGCTGTACGTCTCGGCGGGCATGGCGGCACTGGCCGCCGTCGCCCTGGCACTGTCGACGCTGACCGAGGTGGCCGTCGGCGCCATCGCCTCGGCCGTGGTGCTCGTGATCGTCGCCCAGGTGCTCGGCGTCATCCCGCAGCTCGCCGGGCTCCAGCCGTACCTGCTGACCCACTGGTGGAACGGATTCGACGGGGTGCTGCGCGATCCGGTGGCCACCGGCGAGATGGGCCAGGGCCTGCTGGTCTTCGCCGCCTACATCGCCGTCTTCGGCTCGATCGCCTGGGCCCGCTTCACCAGCAAGGACATCACCTGCTGACATGCGAGCAGACGGCAAGGGGCTTGACTCCCCTCGCCGGCTCGCAGCGAGGAAAGCCCCCGGACAGGCGTTACGCCGTCGGGGGCTTTCTGCCTGCCGGAGGCTGAGAGTCTCCAATGCGGTGAGCCCGGCGAGCGGTGTGAGGTCGGTGACGGCCGCGCAGCCGTCCAGCTCGAGTTCGGTACGCCCTTCATCGGCGAAGGCAGGGGCGAGAAGGTGCTCGGCGAAGCCGTCCGGGTCAGGGGCCTCCCACCAGAGCTTGAGCAGCTTGTCGGTGGACGGCTCGGCGATCTCGGCGAACTCGGCGGCCAGTGCGAGGGCATCGCCCCGGCCGTCGAGGACGAGCTCCCGGACGGATTTCCAAGCGCGCTCGGGGGACGCGGAAGACCCTCACCGAAGCCCTCACCCGTATCGCCGCAGCCTGCTGAGAGGCCTCGAATACGGGCGTGCGAAGAGCGCCTCACCGTTCATTCCAGGCCGGCCGTACGCCGGGCGTTTCACGGTCGGCGTCCTGGCGGCGGGCCGGGGGATGGATCGGACCGGAGTCCGGTCGGTCCCCGGCCCGCCTGGCGGGATGGGGAACGGTCAGGAGGTACGGCTGCCGCGGCGCATGCCCAGTACGCCGACCACGATGCCGATGAGGCCGACCAGCAGGCCGGCGCCGCCGAGCAGGCGGGCCGTGCCGTCGGAGGAGTCCGCGCCGGCGGTGGCCGAGACCGGGGCCACCGACGGCGCGGCGGCGGTGGCCGGAGCCGCCGGAGCCGCCGGGGCGGTGGAGGCCGTGCCGTGGCCGTCGCCGCCGGCGGCAGCGGGCGTGAGCTTCAGGACCGGGGCCGGGTGCTTGGGCTCGGAGCCGTCGGCGTTGGGCTCATCGGCCCATTTGACGACCTCGCCGCCGGTGTAGGTCTGGGTCACGGGGAAGAGGAGGTGGTCGGTGTCCTTGGGCAGCGCGCCCATCGACACCTCGAACTCCTGGAACTGGCCGGGACCGATCTTGCCGCCCGACCAGGTGACCTTCGTGACGGCCTCGGTGATCTCTCCGTACTCGGTGGTCACCGGCTTGGGCAGTTTGCCCTCGGTGACCTTGACCTCCCAGCCGGGCACCGGCTTGACCGAGACGAACGGCAGCGGGTGGTCGGTGGGGAAGGTCACCTCGATCTTGCTGGTCGAGGCGGTGTCACGCTCGTTCGGGACGCGGAAGGCGGCCTTGGTGAAACCGCCCTGTTCGGCGCTGCCGGGATTGATGCTCACGTGGGCGAGTGCGGGCAGCGCCAGGCCGAGGGTGAGGGCGGTGACACCGGCGGCCACGGCCGCGGCACGGCGGCAGGCAGAGGAAAACGACATGGGGATTCTCCACTTGGAAACCTCGGGGCTTCGGACGTCGAGCACGCCGGGACGCCGGGCACATCGGAATGCCGCATACGCCGGGGCGCA
This DNA window, taken from Streptosporangium album, encodes the following:
- a CDS encoding ABC transporter permease; protein product: MSTVSGEEVMPADVGTPPVRKGMEAAVREGAEAAPVREGTAQAVAGPVPGGTPVSPPRAMGAPRAWLRLLGSELGLIFRRPRNISMLGVLALVPLLIGVALRAFGGGDAGDGGPAIFGQVTGNGLFLTFAALSVLVQLLLPVAVVVVAGDGIAGEAGIGTLRYLLAAPAGRGRLLGVKYAGAVVFSLAAVTLVALSALLVGVLLFPAGPITLLSGTTIPLLDGILRIGVVVLYVSAGMAALAAVALALSTLTEVAVGAIASAVVLVIVAQVLGVIPQLAGLQPYLLTHWWNGFDGVLRDPVATGEMGQGLLVFAAYIAVFGSIAWARFTSKDITC
- a CDS encoding YcnI family copper-binding membrane protein; the encoded protein is MSFSSACRRAAAVAAGVTALTLGLALPALAHVSINPGSAEQGGFTKAAFRVPNERDTASTSKIEVTFPTDHPLPFVSVKPVPGWEVKVTEGKLPKPVTTEYGEITEAVTKVTWSGGKIGPGQFQEFEVSMGALPKDTDHLLFPVTQTYTGGEVVKWADEPNADGSEPKHPAPVLKLTPAAAGGDGHGTASTAPAAPAAPATAAAPSVAPVSATAGADSSDGTARLLGGAGLLVGLIGIVVGVLGMRRGSRTS